A stretch of Pseudorhodobacter turbinis DNA encodes these proteins:
- a CDS encoding class I SAM-dependent methyltransferase produces MHLDVLDLRNFYYRTKLGRVAQRAIRDTVVRMWPHAKGQTMAGFGFAAPLMRPYLADARRVIAMMPAPQGVMPWPAGMENVSVLCEETAWPLATGIVDKLILMHGLETSEQPSAVLEEASRVLGPGGRALFVVPSRAGLWARRDVTPFGFGRPYSLGQLEAQLKRHDFTVERSVSALYAPPSGHPFWRRTSEFFERNGRFFAPLLSGGVLMVEVSKQPRAAPRGGLGAVVRRPLRVLEGMGQGAPEPALRGPSSADKANGND; encoded by the coding sequence ATGCATCTTGATGTACTCGACCTTCGCAATTTTTATTACCGGACCAAATTGGGCCGCGTGGCACAGCGCGCGATTCGCGATACCGTGGTGCGAATGTGGCCCCATGCCAAGGGGCAGACGATGGCGGGTTTTGGCTTTGCGGCCCCTTTGATGCGCCCCTATCTGGCGGATGCGCGGCGTGTCATCGCAATGATGCCCGCACCCCAAGGGGTGATGCCATGGCCCGCGGGCATGGAGAATGTCTCGGTTCTATGTGAGGAGACGGCTTGGCCCTTGGCGACGGGGATCGTGGACAAGCTGATTTTGATGCATGGGTTGGAGACATCGGAGCAACCCTCGGCCGTGCTGGAGGAGGCGTCGCGCGTGCTTGGCCCCGGCGGGCGCGCACTTTTTGTGGTGCCGTCACGGGCGGGCCTTTGGGCGCGGCGTGATGTGACACCTTTTGGCTTTGGCCGCCCCTATTCGCTGGGGCAGCTGGAGGCACAGTTGAAACGCCATGACTTCACGGTAGAGCGGAGCGTTTCGGCGCTTTATGCACCTCCCTCGGGGCATCCGTTCTGGCGCAGAACCTCGGAGTTTTTTGAGCGTAACGGCCGATTTTTTGCGCCGCTTCTCTCGGGTGGGGTACTGATGGTTGAGGTTTCCAAACAACCACGTGCCGCGCCGCGAGGGGGGCTTGGCGCGGTTGTCCGCAGACCGTTGCGGGTGTTGGAAGGGATGGGGCAAGGCGCGCCGGAACCTGCGCTGCGTGGACCGTCTTCTGCTGACAAAGCGAATGGGAATGATTGA
- a CDS encoding F0F1 ATP synthase subunit delta, whose protein sequence is MSEPASISSGIAARYATALFELAKESKGIQALEGDIDALDAALTASADLKALIASPVYSRDDQASAIAAIAKKMGLSALTANTLALMASKRRLFVLPQLTTAVRGMISEEKGEVTAEVTSATKLSAAQAKDLAETLKARVGKDVKLKTAIDESLIGGLIVKLGSTMIDTSVKAKLAALQNAMKEVG, encoded by the coding sequence GTGTCAGAACCAGCTTCGATCTCCTCCGGCATTGCTGCTCGCTACGCCACTGCTTTGTTTGAGCTGGCGAAGGAAAGCAAAGGTATTCAGGCGCTGGAGGGTGACATCGATGCCCTTGATGCGGCCTTGACCGCCAGTGCCGACCTTAAAGCGTTGATTGCCTCGCCGGTTTACAGCCGCGACGATCAGGCAAGCGCAATTGCCGCGATCGCCAAGAAAATGGGGCTGTCGGCCCTGACAGCCAATACGTTGGCCTTGATGGCCTCCAAGCGCCGCTTGTTCGTGCTGCCACAGCTGACTACGGCTGTGCGCGGTATGATTAGCGAGGAAAAAGGTGAGGTAACGGCTGAGGTAACCTCGGCCACCAAGCTTTCGGCTGCACAGGCCAAAGATCTCGCCGAGACGCTGAAAGCGCGTGTTGGCAAAGATGTGAAACTGAAAACCGCTATCGATGAATCCCTCATCGGTGGTCTTATCGTCAAGCTCGGCTCCACCATGATCGATACTTCGGTCAAGGCAAAGCTCGCGGCTCTCCAGAATGCAATGAAAGAGGTCGGATAA
- the gloB gene encoding hydroxyacylglutathione hydrolase, with protein sequence MALELITIPCLSNNYAFLIHNPDSKETALIDVPEAAPILEALSVRGWTLTDVLLTHHHWDHIDGLPDLLAGLATKPRIWGAAADAHRLPPLDHALTEADTVQICGEEVEILDMPGHTVGHIAFYLPASKMLFSGDSLMVMGCGRLFEGTPAQMWNSLCKTASLPGDTLLLSGHEYTADNIAFARSLEPENSQLISLASRVADLRAANTPTVPTTLAQERNTNPFLRAPDPSLKAALGMATAPDVDAFTEIRARKDAF encoded by the coding sequence ATGGCACTTGAACTTATCACCATCCCCTGTCTGTCCAACAATTACGCCTTTCTGATCCACAATCCCGACAGCAAAGAGACCGCCCTGATCGACGTGCCCGAAGCAGCGCCCATTCTTGAAGCCCTGTCGGTGCGGGGTTGGACCCTGACGGATGTGCTGCTGACACACCACCATTGGGATCATATCGACGGGCTGCCCGATCTGTTGGCAGGGCTGGCGACGAAACCGCGCATCTGGGGGGCTGCTGCCGATGCCCACCGCCTGCCGCCCCTTGACCACGCCTTGACCGAGGCCGACACCGTGCAGATTTGCGGCGAAGAGGTCGAAATCCTCGATATGCCCGGCCATACGGTTGGCCATATCGCCTTTTACTTGCCCGCCTCCAAAATGTTGTTTTCCGGCGACAGCCTGATGGTCATGGGCTGTGGCCGCCTGTTTGAAGGTACGCCCGCGCAAATGTGGAACAGCCTGTGTAAAACCGCCAGCCTGCCCGGTGACACGCTGCTTTTGTCGGGCCATGAATACACCGCAGATAACATCGCTTTCGCGCGCTCCCTTGAACCGGAGAATTCGCAGCTTATCTCTTTAGCAAGCCGGGTGGCGGATCTACGCGCAGCAAACACACCGACGGTCCCGACAACCTTGGCGCAAGAACGCAACACCAATCCGTTCCTCCGCGCCCCTGACCCATCACTGAAGGCAGCCCTTGGCATGGCCACGGCACCTGACGTCGATGCCTTTACCGAAATCCGGGCAAGGAAGGATGCGTTCTGA
- the clpA gene encoding ATP-dependent Clp protease ATP-binding subunit ClpA yields the protein MPSFSTTLEQAIHGALALANARRHELATLEHLLLALIDEPDAARVMKACSVDTDELRKTLNDFIEDDLSTLVTDVDGSEAVPTAAFQRVIQRAAIHVQSSGRNEVTGANVLVAIFAERESNAAYFLQEQDMTRYDAVNYIAHGVAKDPAFGEARPVTGAEDHETPKGEAGEAKDSALSKYCVDLNVKAINGDVDPLIGRESEVERCIQVLCRRRKNNPLLVGDPGVGKTAIAEGLAWKIINGQTPDILSKTTIYSLDMGALLAGTRYRGDFEERLKAVVKEMEAHPDAVLFIDEIHTIIGAGATSGGAMDASNLLKPALQGGKLRTMGSTTYKEFRQHFEKDRALARRFQKIDVNEPSVPDAIKILTGLKPHFEEHHDLRYTADAIKSAVELAARYINDRKLPDSAIDVIDEAGAAQHLVAESKRRKTIGVKEIEAVVAKIARIPAKSVSKDDAEVLRDLEKSLKRVVFGQDKAIEALSSAIKLARAGLREPEKPIGNYLFAGPTGVGKTEVANQLANTLGVELLRFDMSEYMEKHAVSRLIGAPPGYVGFDQGGMLTDGVDQHPHCVLLLDEMEKAHPDVYNILLQVMDHGKLTDHNGRTVDFRNVILIMTSNAGAQEMSKSAIGFGRDRRTGEDTAAIERTFTPEFRNRLDAVISFAPLGRSVIRQVVEKFVLQLEAQLLDRNVHIELTEEAADWLGEKGYDDKMGARPLGRVIQESIKKPLAEELLFGKLMKGGVVKVGVKDGALDLTFEEPGKARITGRKTPLLTAE from the coding sequence GTGCCATCATTTTCCACAACGCTTGAACAGGCAATCCACGGCGCTTTGGCCCTTGCCAATGCACGACGCCACGAACTCGCCACCCTGGAACATTTGCTTCTGGCCCTGATCGATGAGCCAGACGCTGCTCGGGTCATGAAGGCCTGCTCTGTCGATACAGATGAGCTGCGCAAAACCCTTAACGATTTCATCGAGGATGATCTTTCAACCTTGGTCACCGATGTCGATGGTTCCGAAGCAGTGCCCACAGCGGCCTTCCAACGCGTGATCCAGCGTGCTGCAATCCATGTGCAATCCTCGGGCCGCAATGAGGTGACGGGGGCCAATGTGCTGGTCGCCATCTTTGCCGAACGCGAATCCAACGCCGCTTATTTCCTGCAAGAGCAGGATATGACCCGCTACGACGCGGTAAACTATATCGCCCATGGTGTCGCCAAAGACCCCGCCTTTGGTGAGGCGCGCCCTGTCACAGGTGCCGAAGACCACGAAACCCCCAAAGGTGAGGCCGGTGAGGCCAAGGATTCCGCACTCTCCAAATATTGCGTGGATTTGAACGTCAAAGCGATCAACGGTGATGTCGACCCCCTGATCGGGCGGGAGTCAGAGGTGGAGCGTTGCATTCAGGTTCTTTGCCGTCGCCGCAAAAACAACCCGCTGTTGGTGGGCGATCCCGGGGTTGGTAAAACCGCAATTGCGGAAGGTCTGGCGTGGAAAATCATCAACGGCCAAACGCCGGATATTTTGTCCAAAACCACCATCTATAGCCTTGATATGGGCGCGCTTCTGGCCGGAACCCGCTATCGCGGTGATTTTGAGGAACGACTAAAAGCCGTGGTGAAAGAGATGGAAGCGCATCCCGATGCCGTGCTGTTCATCGACGAGATTCACACCATCATCGGTGCCGGTGCCACTTCGGGCGGAGCGATGGATGCGTCCAACCTTCTCAAACCAGCGCTTCAGGGCGGCAAGCTGCGCACCATGGGCTCCACCACCTATAAGGAGTTCCGCCAGCATTTTGAAAAGGACCGTGCGCTTGCACGTCGTTTCCAGAAAATCGACGTGAATGAGCCCTCTGTCCCGGATGCGATCAAGATCCTGACCGGTCTGAAGCCGCATTTCGAAGAACACCACGATCTGCGCTATACCGCCGATGCGATCAAATCAGCGGTGGAGCTGGCCGCGCGCTATATCAACGACCGCAAACTGCCCGACAGTGCGATCGATGTCATCGATGAAGCCGGTGCCGCACAGCATCTCGTCGCGGAATCCAAGCGTCGCAAAACCATCGGCGTCAAAGAGATTGAGGCCGTCGTTGCCAAAATCGCCCGTATTCCGGCCAAAAGCGTATCCAAGGATGATGCCGAAGTGCTTCGTGACCTGGAAAAATCGCTCAAGCGGGTGGTCTTTGGGCAGGACAAGGCGATTGAAGCATTGTCCTCGGCGATCAAACTGGCGCGGGCCGGGTTGCGCGAGCCTGAAAAACCGATCGGCAACTACCTCTTTGCCGGGCCAACGGGTGTGGGCAAAACCGAAGTGGCCAACCAGCTCGCCAATACCTTGGGGGTGGAGTTGTTGCGGTTTGACATGTCGGAATACATGGAAAAACACGCCGTATCGCGCTTGATCGGTGCCCCTCCCGGCTATGTCGGGTTTGATCAGGGCGGCATGTTGACCGATGGCGTGGATCAGCATCCGCATTGCGTGTTGCTGCTGGACGAAATGGAAAAGGCGCATCCTGACGTCTACAATATCCTGCTGCAGGTCATGGATCACGGCAAGCTGACCGACCATAATGGCCGGACAGTGGATTTCCGCAATGTTATCCTGATCATGACATCCAATGCCGGTGCGCAGGAAATGTCCAAATCCGCAATCGGCTTTGGCCGCGACCGCCGGACTGGTGAAGATACCGCCGCGATTGAGCGCACCTTCACGCCCGAATTCCGCAACCGTCTTGACGCCGTGATCAGCTTCGCCCCCTTGGGCCGCAGTGTCATCCGTCAGGTTGTGGAGAAGTTCGTATTGCAGCTTGAGGCACAGCTTTTGGACCGCAACGTCCATATCGAGCTGACCGAGGAGGCTGCCGATTGGCTGGGCGAAAAAGGCTACGATGACAAAATGGGGGCGCGTCCGCTTGGCCGTGTCATTCAGGAAAGCATCAAGAAACCGCTGGCCGAGGAGCTTTTGTTTGGCAAACTTATGAAGGGTGGTGTCGTCAAGGTTGGCGTGAAAGATGGCGCGCTTGATCTGACCTTTGAGGAACCGGGCAAGGCCCGCATCACGGGCCGCAAAACGCCGCTGTTGACCGCGGAATAA